In Podospora pseudocomata strain CBS 415.72m chromosome 4, whole genome shotgun sequence, the genomic stretch ttttgggggaggggggttagtgATGAGAGTAAaaagaagggaggggagggggacatACCTGGCCTTGTATGCGTCAAAGACTCTGGTGTACAAGACACCGTCGAGCTCGAGGGTGACATTGTCGGCTGTGATGGCGGATTGGGAGGGGATCTCGATGGCGACTTCCTTGAGGGACTTGACGTAGGCGATTCGGTCGATAAACGGTATCAGGATTGCCAGGCCGGGTTGGAGAATTCTATTGAACTTGCCCATGCGCTCGACGATCCAGGCGGTTTGCTGGGGGACGAAGCGGATGATTGTGTTCATTGGGAGGGAAGCTCGCTGCTGGAAGTATGTTGGGGGAAAGCCACCGCCGAGGCCGCTGCTCGCTGGGAGGCGGCTTGGAGATGTGTTTCGGAGGGCATTTCGGGGGGTTGACGAGAGTGGTCGGGACTGGTGCTGGGAGCTGAGaactggtgatgaggagtgTACGAGTGCTTGGCGAgcgatgatggggagagcTCGTGGGAGTGTTGGGGCCGCGAGGGCACGGCGTGCTAGTGTGAGTGACATATTTACGGTGTGCCCTCTCTAATTGCATATGCTGGTGAATATCAAatagaaaaagagagaactGATGATCTGGTGTTCGTCTGCTTCGGTGGATGGAGTTGGGAACTGGTGGGACGTGAGAGAAGCTCCAGAAGATGCGAAAGGCAAGACGTCAGTTGCTTGCTGTCATTGGTCACAAGGGAGCTGCATCCTGGTTGCTTTAGTGGGGTCGCCTTTCTGTGGCAAGCACAGACCATGTTGCGATAAATCAGGCCGGCAGGGGTTGCCAGCCTCGAGTTCTTAATCACAACTTCACTCGCTGCCCGCATTATACAAAGCCATCTGCCTCCTGTCTCTGTCACCCTCAGGTCTCCATCAATTAAGTGCTACCACAGGGACTGTTCACCAGTTATTGAAGAGTGAAAATAGCGTCTAATCTTCCCTTCTCAAACATTTAGATTTAAAGTTCGGGTTCAGTCTGGAAACAACGTCTTCAATCACATGCACAATTGTGAGCCGAGTCTTATCTCACCTCCAGGTGAACTCAAAAGCACTGCACCAAGACGTGTCCGCCtgccttttcttcttgtttcaCTTGGTTATTCGTCCAAGTACCTATCTAGCCGTCTCGTATATCTGTCTATCCTACCTCTATCGATGAAAATGGTAACTCCGCGCCTGAGTATCGCACCCAGCTGCTTAGTAGATTTTcaccctgctcctcctttcGCTGTAGATACGGATGGTTCTGTCTGCCTGTCCAGGCCTCCTCGAACGCCTCACCATCGCCGCGTCTTTTGATAGCACTTTGCTGACGGAGTATTGTACGCCAGGTTCGGGTACTCCACGACCTCGAGTGCATGGCCTGAGGAGATAATCTTCATTGAATCGAGATTTGTCCTCTAAGATTTGGAGCTTCTCTGCGAGCTTCAGGCTTTTTATGCGTTTCGTGGGTTCGATCTCGAGCATGTCGAGCTGGATTATGTCCAAAAGGTCGTGAATTAACTCGGAGGCCTGCGGACTTGCGTGCAATTCATGAAACATCTGTGATAATCTGGTCAGCGGGTTGATACGTCCCAAAAATATGATTGATCCTCACCTCCACAACAGCTGGCTTAACAGTCGTTGTAAGCATATTGTCCTCACGGTAAAGTGCATAGAATGTATCGGTTTCAAAACCGTAGAGTCCATCCATCGCCAATCGCTTGTCGCCAAACTCGTCAAAACCATTGGGACCCAGCAAGAGCCAAGTCAAAAATTCAAGGTAAACGCAGCCCAATGACCATATATCAACAGCACGACTCCTTGCTCCCAGTCGTTGTGCAGTTTCCGGTGCTTCATATGTCACGGTGCCGAAGACACGGTCTGACATCTGTCTAGACTGGGTCCTTCTGTTGTGATTACGAGCGAGCCCAAAGTCGGCCAAAACAAGGCTTCCTCCGATAGCATCTTCTGTACCTGTACCAAAGATGAGAATGTTACTCGGCTTGATATCGCCGTGTCTGTAAAATGCCCTGTCATCATTTAAGCCTTCTGGATCGACGCGCTCCCGGTGCAAGATTGACAAGGCTTCAGCAAGTCCTCTGCATTGTTCGATAACCcactggtggtgttgggcgGCACGTTGCGAGGTTGGGTCCGCCGAAAGGCAATACTGTTCCAAATTCATGTCGGCCCAAGGCAGTATGAAATGATAGCGGCCATGATACTGGTAGGTTGCTAGTAAGGAGAGGAGATGGCGATTTGACTGCTTGGTCGCGAATTGTAAAGCCTTCATCTCGGACTTGAAATCATCATCCGAAGATAATGCTTTGAGCTCTTTCAAGGCAAAACGATTGCCTTGATATCCGAGCGGAATCTAGTGTAAATTAGCAAATTGCAGCTCCCAACGATGATTTTGAAACCTACCATTGAGGTAAACTCGTGATGGTCGGGATGGATCACCACACTTGTAACGGACGCAAAACCACCGACCAACTCGGCAGTCTCTCTTCCAGGCCCACCTATGAATGGCAAAATCTGTCGATCCGAAAAGTTGTAATGTCTGGCTGGATTCTGATCGTCTCCTTTGCTGAAAACTGGTGCTAGGAAGGACCACTGCCTGTCCTCAAAACCATGCTTGGCAAAGGGTCTCCAACGTCGGGTGTAAGTCAGTTTGAGATGCGGCTGAGTAGCCGATTGGAGTTCCTCCTCAGAACCGTGGACAAGGGGCAAGCAGTCGTCCGAGGTCCCCGCAGCAATCATGTCGAATATATAACCCGCCCTGTCCAACAAGACCAGAATGGCGAAGACTTTCTGGAACGATCTGCTGGCCTGACAAATGACATCGGCGGTTTCACGAACACTGACCTCCAACCATCTTTTGGGAAGGTCCCGGTTGCGGACCagcctctccagctcctgaCAGACGTTGTTCGTGTTCACGATAGTAGATAAAGCAGTCCGAGGCAAGAACTGTCTCGTGCCCCAGTGGGTAGGGACCATGGCACTGACTAAGGCATCCTGCATCGCCGAAGCCTCTTCATCGCTGGAGTCATCACCGGCAGATATCCTTTCACCAGAGAGTATTGCATCGCTCACCAGTTCTGGGAGACGGATATCGGGAATTTCGTATTGTCCCAAGGGGGAGGGCACGGAGACAGAGACCACCGCAGCGTCAGTGTCGAAGGCTGGGTCATGATTATCCAATGTAGCTGGGATTGTGCCAGGTCCGTCATCGGCCGTTTCTGTTTTGGTAGCGTCAGGTGTCCAACCCAAACTTCGTGGCTGATCAATTGACTTGTGACTCTGGCCCAGCATCGCGTTTGGGGCAGTTTCTGGGGTAAAGACATGGATGGAGCCTGGCCCGAACTGAGTTTCCATTTGTGTCCAAATCTTCGTCATCGGGACCACATATGCGTACCCACGCGGATCGCATGCAACAACATGACCGTAGATCTCGTGAGTCTCTTGGTCAATCACCAGGGAGCCGGACTCTCCGTCAATAATACCTACGCTTATGGTCAGCAATATTCTACATTCTCTCTGTAAGATGTCAAAGGTATACTCTGAGTTGTATCCAAGATCACTGTCCATGCTTCACAGAGAACTCGATCGGGCCCCGAGCCAAGCATCGCCGTGCTACCCAGCAGCCTTCCTGGAAGCACGCCGCGGATACCAGACACGACGTGTACTGGGACGCGGTGGAATCT encodes the following:
- a CDS encoding hypothetical protein (COG:F; EggNog:ENOG50KOG0666) yields the protein MDSDLGYNSEYTFDILQRECRILLTISVGIIDGESGSLVIDQETHEIYGHVVACDPRGYAYVVPMTKIWTQMETQFGPGSIHVFTPETAPNAMLGQSHKSIDQPRSLGWTPDATKTETADDGPGTIPATLDNHDPAFDTDAAVVSVSVPSPLGQYEIPDIRLPELVSDAILSGERISAGDDSSDEEASAMQDALVSAMVPTHWGTRQFLPRTALSTIVNTNNVCQELERLVRNRDLPKRWLEVSVRETADVICQASRSFQKVFAILVLLDRAGYIFDMIAAGTSDDCLPLVHGSEEELQSATQPHLKLTYTRRWRPFAKHGFEDRQWSFLAPVFSKGDDQNPARHYNFSDRQILPFIGGPGRETAELVGGFASVTSVVIHPDHHEFTSMIPLGYQGNRFALKELKALSSDDDFKSEMKALQFATKQSNRHLLSLLATYQYHGRYHFILPWADMNLEQYCLSADPTSQRAAQHHQWVIEQCRGLAEALSILHRERVDPEGLNDDRAFYRHGDIKPSNILIFGTGTEDAIGGSLVLADFGLARNHNRRTQSRQMSDRVFGTVTYEAPETAQRLGARSRAVDIWSLGCVYLEFLTWLLLGPNGFDEFGDKRLAMDGLYGFETDTFYALYREDNMLTTTVKPAVVEMFHELHASPQASELIHDLLDIIQLDMLEIEPTKRIKSLKLAEKLQILEDKSRFNEDYLLRPCTRGRGVPEPGVQYSVSKVLSKDAAMVRRSRRPGQADRTIRIYSERRSRVKIY